One genomic window of Corythoichthys intestinalis isolate RoL2023-P3 chromosome 18, ASM3026506v1, whole genome shotgun sequence includes the following:
- the LOC130906170 gene encoding uncharacterized protein LOC130906170 translates to MSVSGIHQGTLRMYGGFLFKQWKKRFLLLTAEGSLHVCHHASAPPDQMVFLHSNCEAIVEGKEILDLPKLPAGGSRDCCFALILTQNKYLLLLTDTPGNCSQWLNVLKKVKQSVSSPLGLCKRHQVPPLCIALKDLVPDQIHDKDTAPLPINNGEVLSPGPLSGSPKDKGRSSPRSKYYKAGGHSTGCLRHGTINNAQAMRAVYLLMGGAAASSAMGYLGACSPSGLDTKAADLPLNADFSDIGGPAGAYHTDSPNITSPHFNSFDFEMADSDFNAFDCGSFMF, encoded by the exons ATGAGCGTCTCCGGAATCCATCAAGGAACACTCAGAATGTATG GTGGCTTCCTCTTCAAACAATGGAAGAAGAGGTTCTTGCTTCTGACAGCTGAAGGCAGCCTCCATGTGTGTCACCATGCTTCAGCACCACCCGATCAGATGGTTTTCTTGCACAGCAACTGTGAGGCCATTGTGGAGGGCAAGGAGATCCTTGACCTACCAAAGCTACCCGCCGGAGGAAGTCGAGATTGCTGCTTTGCGCTCATCTTGACCCAAAATAAATACCTGCTCCTTCTGACTGACACCCCTGGCAATTGCAG TCAATGGCTGAATGTGCTGAAAAAGGTGAAACAG AGTGTTTCGTCGCCTCTAGGTCTTTGCAAGCGACATCAGGTTCCGCCACTCTGCATTGCTTTGAAAGACCTCGTGCCAGACCAAATCCACGATAAAGATACAGCTCCTCTACCAATCAACAACGGAGAGGTCCTTTCGCCCGGGCCTTTGAGTGGCTCCCCAAAGGACAAAG GCAGGAGCTCTCCACGTTCCAAGTATTACAAGGCAGGGGGCCACTCAACAGGCTGCCTGCGTCACGGCACCATCAACAACGCTCAGGCAATGAGGGCCGTGTACCTGCTGATGGGAGGAGCGGCCGCATCCTCCGCCATGGGTTACCTGGGCGCGTGTTCACCCTCTGGGTTGGACACCAAAGCGGCCGACTTGCCTCTCAACGCGGATTTCTCAGACATCGGGGGACCGGCAGGGGCGTACCACACGGACAGCCCTAACATCACCTCCCCTCACTTTAACAGCTTTGACTTTGAAATGGCAGACAGCGACTTTAATGCTTTTGATTGTGGCAGCTTTATGTTTTGA